One genomic window of Aethina tumida isolate Nest 87 chromosome 3, icAetTumi1.1, whole genome shotgun sequence includes the following:
- the LOC109599794 gene encoding protein psiQ isoform X5, with translation MKYSFIILLVSCLYLAAQVEARCCSSCASCTGAACKENCTQSCATCKATCLETCRPPCATCATNECRATCKETCETCETTECIEACAHSCDICTASTCKEVCTESTTSECTEKCDCNENCVDDVDDTIIPVPIYTETGGEESTNEQNHGTDFKADLNITNTVNNENIIHNPVSVNASMVNNIEIKGGSGGSSGGGFAVIPFPFPFPMYFPPGHTCETPDKPCPTPPPRPPCPECPTQKPPCTGTVCPPPPQPCIGTVCPPPPQVCTQTVCPPPPQICTQTVCPQTQQVCTGTACQSTQSCSGWGCIHPSFNYNQRCVGGGCYAVNQCQNGGCYPWQMQYSGGYGRK, from the exons ATGAAGTACAGCTTTATAATCTTGTTAGTGTCGTGCCTCTATTTGGCTGCGCAAGTCGAGGCAAGGTGCTGCAGCTCTTGCGCCAGCTGCACTGGTGCCGCGTGCAAGGAGAATTGCACGCAGTCTTGCGCAACCTGCAAGGCCACTTGTCTAGAGACTTGCAGGCCACCTTGTGCCACCTGTGCGACCAACGAGTGCAGAGCAACCTGCAAGGAAACCTGTGAGACCTGTGAAACCACCGAGTGCATAGAAGCTTGCGCCCACTCCTGTGACATTTGCACAGCCAGCACGTGCAAGGAAGTTTGCACTGAAAGTACCACCAGTGAATGTACTGAAAAGTGCGACTGTAATGAAAACTGTGTTGATGATGTTGATGACACGATTATACCTGTACCCATTTATACTGAGACGGGGGGTGAAGAAAGTACCAACGAACAGAACCACGGTACTGATTTTAAGGCTGATTTGAACATAACCAACACTGTGAACAACGAGAACATTATCCACAATCCAGTGAGTGTCAACGCTTCGATGGtgaacaatattgaaattaaaggaGGCTCTGGGGGTTCGTCAGGGGGTGGTTTCGCTGTTATTCCATTCCCTTTCCCATTTCCAATGTATTTTCcac CTGGTCACACATGTGAAACTCCAGATAAAC cttGTCCTACTCCTCCACCAAGACCACCTTGCCCTG AGTGTCCCACTCAAAAACCACCTTGCACTGGAACTG TGTGTCCTCCACCTCCTCAACCCTGTATAGGAACTG tGTGCCCTCCACCCCCACAAGTTTGCACGCAAACTG tgtGCCCTCCACCCCCACAAATTTGCACGCAAACTG TGTGCCCTCAAACCCAACAAGTTTGCACTGGAACTG CCTGCCAATCAACTCAGTCATGTTCTGGATGGG GATGTATACACCCTTCCTTTAACTACAACCAACGTTGTGTAGGAGGAG gATGCTATGCTGTAAATCAGTGCCAAAATGGAG GTTGCTACCCTTGGCAGATGCAGTACTCAGGAGGATATGGgagaaaataa
- the LOC109599794 gene encoding keratin-associated protein 10-10 isoform X3: MKYSFIILLVSCLYLAAQVEARCCSSCASCTGAACKENCTQSCATCKATCLETCRPPCATCATNECRATCKETCETCETTECIEACAHSCDICTASTCKEVCTESTTSECTEKCDCNENCVDDVDDTIIPVPIYTETGGEESTNEQNHGTDFKADLNITNTVNNENIIHNPVSVNASMVNNIEIKGGSGGSSGGGFAVIPFPFPFPMYFPPGHTCETPDKPCPTPPPRPPCPECPTQKPPCTGTVCPPPPQPCIGTVCPPPPQVCTQTVCPPPPQICTQTVCPQTQQVCTQTVCPQTQQVCTGTACQSTQSCSGWGCIHPSFNYNQRCVGGGCYAVNQCQNGGCYPWQMQYSGGYGRK, translated from the exons ATGAAGTACAGCTTTATAATCTTGTTAGTGTCGTGCCTCTATTTGGCTGCGCAAGTCGAGGCAAGGTGCTGCAGCTCTTGCGCCAGCTGCACTGGTGCCGCGTGCAAGGAGAATTGCACGCAGTCTTGCGCAACCTGCAAGGCCACTTGTCTAGAGACTTGCAGGCCACCTTGTGCCACCTGTGCGACCAACGAGTGCAGAGCAACCTGCAAGGAAACCTGTGAGACCTGTGAAACCACCGAGTGCATAGAAGCTTGCGCCCACTCCTGTGACATTTGCACAGCCAGCACGTGCAAGGAAGTTTGCACTGAAAGTACCACCAGTGAATGTACTGAAAAGTGCGACTGTAATGAAAACTGTGTTGATGATGTTGATGACACGATTATACCTGTACCCATTTATACTGAGACGGGGGGTGAAGAAAGTACCAACGAACAGAACCACGGTACTGATTTTAAGGCTGATTTGAACATAACCAACACTGTGAACAACGAGAACATTATCCACAATCCAGTGAGTGTCAACGCTTCGATGGtgaacaatattgaaattaaaggaGGCTCTGGGGGTTCGTCAGGGGGTGGTTTCGCTGTTATTCCATTCCCTTTCCCATTTCCAATGTATTTTCcac CTGGTCACACATGTGAAACTCCAGATAAAC cttGTCCTACTCCTCCACCAAGACCACCTTGCCCTG AGTGTCCCACTCAAAAACCACCTTGCACTGGAACTG TGTGTCCTCCACCTCCTCAACCCTGTATAGGAACTG tGTGCCCTCCACCCCCACAAGTTTGCACGCAAACTG tgtGCCCTCCACCCCCACAAATTTGCACGCAAACTG TGTGCCCCCAAACCCAACAAGTTTGCACGCAAACTG TGTGCCCTCAAACCCAACAAGTTTGCACTGGAACTG CCTGCCAATCAACTCAGTCATGTTCTGGATGGG GATGTATACACCCTTCCTTTAACTACAACCAACGTTGTGTAGGAGGAG gATGCTATGCTGTAAATCAGTGCCAAAATGGAG GTTGCTACCCTTGGCAGATGCAGTACTCAGGAGGATATGGgagaaaataa
- the LOC109599794 gene encoding protein psiQ isoform X6 produces MKYSFIILLVSCLYLAAQVEARCCSSCASCTGAACKENCTQSCATCKATCLETCRPPCATCATNECRATCKETCETCETTECIEACAHSCDICTASTCKEVCTESTTSECTEKCDCNENCVDDVDDTIIPVPIYTETGGEESTNEQNHGTDFKADLNITNTVNNENIIHNPVSVNASMVNNIEIKGGSGGSSGGGFAVIPFPFPFPMYFPPGHTCETPDKPCPTPPPRPPCPECPTQKPPCTGTVCPPPPQPCIGTVCPPPPQICTQTVCPQTQQVCTQTVCPQTQQVCTGTACQSTQSCSGWGCIHPSFNYNQRCVGGGCYAVNQCQNGGCYPWQMQYSGGYGRK; encoded by the exons ATGAAGTACAGCTTTATAATCTTGTTAGTGTCGTGCCTCTATTTGGCTGCGCAAGTCGAGGCAAGGTGCTGCAGCTCTTGCGCCAGCTGCACTGGTGCCGCGTGCAAGGAGAATTGCACGCAGTCTTGCGCAACCTGCAAGGCCACTTGTCTAGAGACTTGCAGGCCACCTTGTGCCACCTGTGCGACCAACGAGTGCAGAGCAACCTGCAAGGAAACCTGTGAGACCTGTGAAACCACCGAGTGCATAGAAGCTTGCGCCCACTCCTGTGACATTTGCACAGCCAGCACGTGCAAGGAAGTTTGCACTGAAAGTACCACCAGTGAATGTACTGAAAAGTGCGACTGTAATGAAAACTGTGTTGATGATGTTGATGACACGATTATACCTGTACCCATTTATACTGAGACGGGGGGTGAAGAAAGTACCAACGAACAGAACCACGGTACTGATTTTAAGGCTGATTTGAACATAACCAACACTGTGAACAACGAGAACATTATCCACAATCCAGTGAGTGTCAACGCTTCGATGGtgaacaatattgaaattaaaggaGGCTCTGGGGGTTCGTCAGGGGGTGGTTTCGCTGTTATTCCATTCCCTTTCCCATTTCCAATGTATTTTCcac CTGGTCACACATGTGAAACTCCAGATAAAC cttGTCCTACTCCTCCACCAAGACCACCTTGCCCTG AGTGTCCCACTCAAAAACCACCTTGCACTGGAACTG TGTGTCCTCCACCTCCTCAACCCTGTATAGGAACTG tgtGCCCTCCACCCCCACAAATTTGCACGCAAACTG TGTGCCCCCAAACCCAACAAGTTTGCACGCAAACTG TGTGCCCTCAAACCCAACAAGTTTGCACTGGAACTG CCTGCCAATCAACTCAGTCATGTTCTGGATGGG GATGTATACACCCTTCCTTTAACTACAACCAACGTTGTGTAGGAGGAG gATGCTATGCTGTAAATCAGTGCCAAAATGGAG GTTGCTACCCTTGGCAGATGCAGTACTCAGGAGGATATGGgagaaaataa
- the LOC109599794 gene encoding keratin-associated protein 9-1 isoform X8, with protein sequence MKYSFIILLVSCLYLAAQVEARCCSSCASCTGAACKENCTQSCATCKATCLETCRPPCATCATNECRATCKETCETCETTECIEACAHSCDICTASTCKEVCTESTTSECTEKCDCNENCVDDVDDTIIPVPIYTETGGEESTNEQNHGTDFKADLNITNTVNNENIIHNPVSVNASMVNNIEIKGGSGGSSGGGFAVIPFPFPFPMYFPPGHTCETPDKPCPTPPPRPPCPECPTQKPPCTGTVCPPPPQPCIGTVCPPPPQICTQTVCPQTQQVCTGTACQSTQSCSGWGCIHPSFNYNQRCVGGGCYAVNQCQNGGCYPWQMQYSGGYGRK encoded by the exons ATGAAGTACAGCTTTATAATCTTGTTAGTGTCGTGCCTCTATTTGGCTGCGCAAGTCGAGGCAAGGTGCTGCAGCTCTTGCGCCAGCTGCACTGGTGCCGCGTGCAAGGAGAATTGCACGCAGTCTTGCGCAACCTGCAAGGCCACTTGTCTAGAGACTTGCAGGCCACCTTGTGCCACCTGTGCGACCAACGAGTGCAGAGCAACCTGCAAGGAAACCTGTGAGACCTGTGAAACCACCGAGTGCATAGAAGCTTGCGCCCACTCCTGTGACATTTGCACAGCCAGCACGTGCAAGGAAGTTTGCACTGAAAGTACCACCAGTGAATGTACTGAAAAGTGCGACTGTAATGAAAACTGTGTTGATGATGTTGATGACACGATTATACCTGTACCCATTTATACTGAGACGGGGGGTGAAGAAAGTACCAACGAACAGAACCACGGTACTGATTTTAAGGCTGATTTGAACATAACCAACACTGTGAACAACGAGAACATTATCCACAATCCAGTGAGTGTCAACGCTTCGATGGtgaacaatattgaaattaaaggaGGCTCTGGGGGTTCGTCAGGGGGTGGTTTCGCTGTTATTCCATTCCCTTTCCCATTTCCAATGTATTTTCcac CTGGTCACACATGTGAAACTCCAGATAAAC cttGTCCTACTCCTCCACCAAGACCACCTTGCCCTG AGTGTCCCACTCAAAAACCACCTTGCACTGGAACTG TGTGTCCTCCACCTCCTCAACCCTGTATAGGAACTG tgtGCCCTCCACCCCCACAAATTTGCACGCAAACTG TGTGCCCTCAAACCCAACAAGTTTGCACTGGAACTG CCTGCCAATCAACTCAGTCATGTTCTGGATGGG GATGTATACACCCTTCCTTTAACTACAACCAACGTTGTGTAGGAGGAG gATGCTATGCTGTAAATCAGTGCCAAAATGGAG GTTGCTACCCTTGGCAGATGCAGTACTCAGGAGGATATGGgagaaaataa
- the LOC109599794 gene encoding nematocyst expressed protein 4 isoform X1, with product MKYSFIILLVSCLYLAAQVEARCCSSCASCTGAACKENCTQSCATCKATCLETCRPPCATCATNECRATCKETCETCETTECIEACAHSCDICTASTCKEVCTESTTSECTEKCDCNENCVDDVDDTIIPVPIYTETGGEESTNEQNHGTDFKADLNITNTVNNENIIHNPVSVNASMVNNIEIKGGSGGSSGGGFAVIPFPFPFPMYFPPGHTCETPDKPCPTPPPRPPCPECPTQKPPCTGTVCPPPPQPCIGTVCPPPPQVCTQTVCPPPPQICTQTVCPPPPQICTQTVCPQTQQVCTQTVCPQTQQVCTGTACQSTQSCSGWGCIHPSFNYNQRCVGGGCYAVNQCQNGGCYPWQMQYSGGYGRK from the exons ATGAAGTACAGCTTTATAATCTTGTTAGTGTCGTGCCTCTATTTGGCTGCGCAAGTCGAGGCAAGGTGCTGCAGCTCTTGCGCCAGCTGCACTGGTGCCGCGTGCAAGGAGAATTGCACGCAGTCTTGCGCAACCTGCAAGGCCACTTGTCTAGAGACTTGCAGGCCACCTTGTGCCACCTGTGCGACCAACGAGTGCAGAGCAACCTGCAAGGAAACCTGTGAGACCTGTGAAACCACCGAGTGCATAGAAGCTTGCGCCCACTCCTGTGACATTTGCACAGCCAGCACGTGCAAGGAAGTTTGCACTGAAAGTACCACCAGTGAATGTACTGAAAAGTGCGACTGTAATGAAAACTGTGTTGATGATGTTGATGACACGATTATACCTGTACCCATTTATACTGAGACGGGGGGTGAAGAAAGTACCAACGAACAGAACCACGGTACTGATTTTAAGGCTGATTTGAACATAACCAACACTGTGAACAACGAGAACATTATCCACAATCCAGTGAGTGTCAACGCTTCGATGGtgaacaatattgaaattaaaggaGGCTCTGGGGGTTCGTCAGGGGGTGGTTTCGCTGTTATTCCATTCCCTTTCCCATTTCCAATGTATTTTCcac CTGGTCACACATGTGAAACTCCAGATAAAC cttGTCCTACTCCTCCACCAAGACCACCTTGCCCTG AGTGTCCCACTCAAAAACCACCTTGCACTGGAACTG TGTGTCCTCCACCTCCTCAACCCTGTATAGGAACTG tGTGCCCTCCACCCCCACAAGTTTGCACGCAAACTG tgTGTCCTCCACCCCCACAAATTTGCACGCAAACTG tgtGCCCTCCACCCCCACAAATTTGCACGCAAACTG TGTGCCCCCAAACCCAACAAGTTTGCACGCAAACTG TGTGCCCTCAAACCCAACAAGTTTGCACTGGAACTG CCTGCCAATCAACTCAGTCATGTTCTGGATGGG GATGTATACACCCTTCCTTTAACTACAACCAACGTTGTGTAGGAGGAG gATGCTATGCTGTAAATCAGTGCCAAAATGGAG GTTGCTACCCTTGGCAGATGCAGTACTCAGGAGGATATGGgagaaaataa
- the LOC109599794 gene encoding nematocyst expressed protein 4 isoform X2 gives MKYSFIILLVSCLYLAAQVEARCCSSCASCTGAACKENCTQSCATCKATCLETCRPPCATCATNECRATCKETCETCETTECIEACAHSCDICTASTCKEVCTESTTSECTEKCDCNENCVDDVDDTIIPVPIYTETGGEESTNEQNHGTDFKADLNITNTVNNENIIHNPVSVNASMVNNIEIKGGSGGSSGGGFAVIPFPFPFPMYFPPGHTCETPDKPCPTPPPRPPCPECPTQKPPCTGTVCPPPPQPCIGTVCPPPPQVCTQTVCPPPPQICTQTVCPPPPQICTQTVCPQTQQVCTGTACQSTQSCSGWGCIHPSFNYNQRCVGGGCYAVNQCQNGGCYPWQMQYSGGYGRK, from the exons ATGAAGTACAGCTTTATAATCTTGTTAGTGTCGTGCCTCTATTTGGCTGCGCAAGTCGAGGCAAGGTGCTGCAGCTCTTGCGCCAGCTGCACTGGTGCCGCGTGCAAGGAGAATTGCACGCAGTCTTGCGCAACCTGCAAGGCCACTTGTCTAGAGACTTGCAGGCCACCTTGTGCCACCTGTGCGACCAACGAGTGCAGAGCAACCTGCAAGGAAACCTGTGAGACCTGTGAAACCACCGAGTGCATAGAAGCTTGCGCCCACTCCTGTGACATTTGCACAGCCAGCACGTGCAAGGAAGTTTGCACTGAAAGTACCACCAGTGAATGTACTGAAAAGTGCGACTGTAATGAAAACTGTGTTGATGATGTTGATGACACGATTATACCTGTACCCATTTATACTGAGACGGGGGGTGAAGAAAGTACCAACGAACAGAACCACGGTACTGATTTTAAGGCTGATTTGAACATAACCAACACTGTGAACAACGAGAACATTATCCACAATCCAGTGAGTGTCAACGCTTCGATGGtgaacaatattgaaattaaaggaGGCTCTGGGGGTTCGTCAGGGGGTGGTTTCGCTGTTATTCCATTCCCTTTCCCATTTCCAATGTATTTTCcac CTGGTCACACATGTGAAACTCCAGATAAAC cttGTCCTACTCCTCCACCAAGACCACCTTGCCCTG AGTGTCCCACTCAAAAACCACCTTGCACTGGAACTG TGTGTCCTCCACCTCCTCAACCCTGTATAGGAACTG tGTGCCCTCCACCCCCACAAGTTTGCACGCAAACTG tgTGTCCTCCACCCCCACAAATTTGCACGCAAACTG tgtGCCCTCCACCCCCACAAATTTGCACGCAAACTG TGTGCCCTCAAACCCAACAAGTTTGCACTGGAACTG CCTGCCAATCAACTCAGTCATGTTCTGGATGGG GATGTATACACCCTTCCTTTAACTACAACCAACGTTGTGTAGGAGGAG gATGCTATGCTGTAAATCAGTGCCAAAATGGAG GTTGCTACCCTTGGCAGATGCAGTACTCAGGAGGATATGGgagaaaataa
- the LOC109599794 gene encoding keratin-associated protein 9-1 isoform X7 — protein sequence MKYSFIILLVSCLYLAAQVEARCCSSCASCTGAACKENCTQSCATCKATCLETCRPPCATCATNECRATCKETCETCETTECIEACAHSCDICTASTCKEVCTESTTSECTEKCDCNENCVDDVDDTIIPVPIYTETGGEESTNEQNHGTDFKADLNITNTVNNENIIHNPVSVNASMVNNIEIKGGSGGSSGGGFAVIPFPFPFPMYFPPGHTCETPDKPCPTPPPRPPCPECPTQKPPCTGTVCPPPPQPCIGTVCPPPPQVCTQTVCPQTQQVCTGTACQSTQSCSGWGCIHPSFNYNQRCVGGGCYAVNQCQNGGCYPWQMQYSGGYGRK from the exons ATGAAGTACAGCTTTATAATCTTGTTAGTGTCGTGCCTCTATTTGGCTGCGCAAGTCGAGGCAAGGTGCTGCAGCTCTTGCGCCAGCTGCACTGGTGCCGCGTGCAAGGAGAATTGCACGCAGTCTTGCGCAACCTGCAAGGCCACTTGTCTAGAGACTTGCAGGCCACCTTGTGCCACCTGTGCGACCAACGAGTGCAGAGCAACCTGCAAGGAAACCTGTGAGACCTGTGAAACCACCGAGTGCATAGAAGCTTGCGCCCACTCCTGTGACATTTGCACAGCCAGCACGTGCAAGGAAGTTTGCACTGAAAGTACCACCAGTGAATGTACTGAAAAGTGCGACTGTAATGAAAACTGTGTTGATGATGTTGATGACACGATTATACCTGTACCCATTTATACTGAGACGGGGGGTGAAGAAAGTACCAACGAACAGAACCACGGTACTGATTTTAAGGCTGATTTGAACATAACCAACACTGTGAACAACGAGAACATTATCCACAATCCAGTGAGTGTCAACGCTTCGATGGtgaacaatattgaaattaaaggaGGCTCTGGGGGTTCGTCAGGGGGTGGTTTCGCTGTTATTCCATTCCCTTTCCCATTTCCAATGTATTTTCcac CTGGTCACACATGTGAAACTCCAGATAAAC cttGTCCTACTCCTCCACCAAGACCACCTTGCCCTG AGTGTCCCACTCAAAAACCACCTTGCACTGGAACTG TGTGTCCTCCACCTCCTCAACCCTGTATAGGAACTG tGTGCCCTCCACCCCCACAAGTTTGCACGCAAACTG TGTGCCCTCAAACCCAACAAGTTTGCACTGGAACTG CCTGCCAATCAACTCAGTCATGTTCTGGATGGG GATGTATACACCCTTCCTTTAACTACAACCAACGTTGTGTAGGAGGAG gATGCTATGCTGTAAATCAGTGCCAAAATGGAG GTTGCTACCCTTGGCAGATGCAGTACTCAGGAGGATATGGgagaaaataa
- the LOC109599794 gene encoding protein psiQ isoform X4 has translation MKYSFIILLVSCLYLAAQVEARCCSSCASCTGAACKENCTQSCATCKATCLETCRPPCATCATNECRATCKETCETCETTECIEACAHSCDICTASTCKEVCTESTTSECTEKCDCNENCVDDVDDTIIPVPIYTETGGEESTNEQNHGTDFKADLNITNTVNNENIIHNPVSVNASMVNNIEIKGGSGGSSGGGFAVIPFPFPFPMYFPPGHTCETPDKPCPTPPPRPPCPECPTQKPPCTGTVCPPPPQPCIGTVCPPPPQVCTQTVCPPPPQICTQTVCPQTQQVCTGTACQSTQSCSGWGCIHPSFNYNQRCVGGGCYAVNQCQNGGCYPWQMQYSGGYGRK, from the exons ATGAAGTACAGCTTTATAATCTTGTTAGTGTCGTGCCTCTATTTGGCTGCGCAAGTCGAGGCAAGGTGCTGCAGCTCTTGCGCCAGCTGCACTGGTGCCGCGTGCAAGGAGAATTGCACGCAGTCTTGCGCAACCTGCAAGGCCACTTGTCTAGAGACTTGCAGGCCACCTTGTGCCACCTGTGCGACCAACGAGTGCAGAGCAACCTGCAAGGAAACCTGTGAGACCTGTGAAACCACCGAGTGCATAGAAGCTTGCGCCCACTCCTGTGACATTTGCACAGCCAGCACGTGCAAGGAAGTTTGCACTGAAAGTACCACCAGTGAATGTACTGAAAAGTGCGACTGTAATGAAAACTGTGTTGATGATGTTGATGACACGATTATACCTGTACCCATTTATACTGAGACGGGGGGTGAAGAAAGTACCAACGAACAGAACCACGGTACTGATTTTAAGGCTGATTTGAACATAACCAACACTGTGAACAACGAGAACATTATCCACAATCCAGTGAGTGTCAACGCTTCGATGGtgaacaatattgaaattaaaggaGGCTCTGGGGGTTCGTCAGGGGGTGGTTTCGCTGTTATTCCATTCCCTTTCCCATTTCCAATGTATTTTCcac CTGGTCACACATGTGAAACTCCAGATAAAC cttGTCCTACTCCTCCACCAAGACCACCTTGCCCTG AGTGTCCCACTCAAAAACCACCTTGCACTGGAACTG TGTGTCCTCCACCTCCTCAACCCTGTATAGGAACTG tGTGCCCTCCACCCCCACAAGTTTGCACGCAAACTG tgTGTCCTCCACCCCCACAAATTTGCACGCAAACTG TGTGCCCTCAAACCCAACAAGTTTGCACTGGAACTG CCTGCCAATCAACTCAGTCATGTTCTGGATGGG GATGTATACACCCTTCCTTTAACTACAACCAACGTTGTGTAGGAGGAG gATGCTATGCTGTAAATCAGTGCCAAAATGGAG GTTGCTACCCTTGGCAGATGCAGTACTCAGGAGGATATGGgagaaaataa